From a single Peromyscus maniculatus bairdii isolate BWxNUB_F1_BW_parent chromosome 4, HU_Pman_BW_mat_3.1, whole genome shotgun sequence genomic region:
- the LOC143272782 gene encoding histone H3.3C-like: protein MAHTKQTARKSTGGKAPRKQLATKATRKSAPSTGGVKKPHPYRPGTVALREIRLYQKSTELLIRKLPFQRLVQEIAQDFKTDLRFQSAAIGALQEASEAYLVGLFEDTNLCAIHAKRVTILPKDIQLACRIRGERA from the coding sequence ATGGCTCATACAAAGCAGACTGCCCGCAAATCCACCGGTGGTAAAGCACCCAGGAAACAACTGGCTACTAAAGCCACTCGCAAGAGTGCGCCCTCTACTGGAGGGGTGAAGAAACCTCATCCTTACAGGCCTGGTACTGTGGCACTCCGTGAAATCAGACTTTATCAGAAGTCCACTGAACTTCTGATTCGCAAGCTCCCCTTCCAGCGTCTGGTGCAAGAAATTGCTCAGGACTTCAAAACAGATCTGCGCTTCCAGAGTGCAGCTATTGGTGCTTTGCAAGAGGCAAGTGAGGCCTATTTGGttggcctttttgaagataccaacCTGTGTGCTATCCATGCCAAACGTGTAACAATTTTGCCAAAGGATATCCAGCTAGCGTGCCGCATTCGCGGAGAACGTGCTTAA